A stretch of DNA from Methanoplanus endosymbiosus:
CTGCCGGATTAATTACAAATTCAAGGTTGTATTCCTTACCACTCTTTATAAGATCCACCAATGCCTGATGAACTTTATCTCTTTCAGGAATACATGCTTCAATATCCTCAATTGGAAATATATTTCCTTCCGGAGGATTATAGCCATAAATTCTGAATCCCTCATCAGACCCCCAGATTTCACCGGATGCAGTATTATACTCCCAACTGCCTGTGTGACTGATCTCCTGTGTCTTACTTAACCTCTCTTTTTCAACAGCAATCTGATTCTCATATTTAATCCTGTCAGTAATATCCTCCCCTGAACTGAGTGTACCGATAATTATTCCCCCATTATCTCTTAAAATACGGTTATGCCAGAGAATAGTTCTTAACTCTCCGGTTTTTGTGACAATCTCATTCTCATAGGATTCAGTGAATTTTTCATCACCGGAGATATTCATTCTGCGTAATGAATTTACTTTTCCTTTCTCCTCTTCCGTTACAAAATTCTCCACCCATTTCTTTCCGACAATATACTCTCTCTCATAGCCAAGTATCTCACATCCTTTTGGGTTGATAAGTTTTACAAAACCGTCTGTATCAAGGATTAGAAATATCACTCCGGCCACATTGATATACAGGTCCAGCATATCCCTCTCTTTTCTGACCTCAGTCTCTTTCTGACTGAGTGACCGAAATATTGTCTCATATGGCCGCCTGATGCCTGAATCCACAATTGCATAATATATAAGGGCAAATTCAGTAATTTTAAACAGATGTCCGATAAGGTTTGAAAAGCCATAGACACTGATATAGAAGGTAAATGCAATCTCAGAGAGAATTGTAAATATTATTGAGAGGATTATCAGATTATAGACTTTCCGTTCAAAATGCTCTCTTTTCCGGAATAAAAAATATATTGAGATGAAGAGCATAATTGAAATGAGGTATTCACTGTAGATTTTAAAGCCGGTGAGACCTTTTCCCTCAATGTAGCAGTCCGGAAAAAAGCCTGAAAATATTGAGATGATCAGAAATACTGTAATAAAGGAATAAATTATTATTTCAGACGATACATTCGTTTTTTTATGCATCAGAAGAGGAGCAGCAATCAGTGTTGCTGCCTGCATATATCTTGAAGCAATCCATAACTCTGTCGGCAGGTTGGCACCATATCCGGTAAAAATATTCATGCCTTTGTATGCAAGGGTATGCAGAAAGTCAATACTGCCGATGAAGAGAAATGCAATTCCTAAAAAAAGCAGGTAATAATTTGTGATATAATCCCGGCTGTTCCATGCTATTATAAAAATTATTGCTGCTATTACAATACTGAACAATTCAGTTACTGTATGAAAAAGCAGATAGCTGTACAGTGATGAGAGAGTAAAAAATGTCAGAATCAGGACAAGAGCAACTAAAAACGATATATCATTTTTATTATGCAGAAATTTTGTACTGATATTAATTGCTCCACCCATAATTGATCATTATATGAGAATACACCGGAAAATATTTATTATTATTGGATGAATCTCCAAAAATCAATATTGAGAAAGGCATGATTTCCGGAATTATGACCTGTCAGAGGGGAAAATAAATTTAGTAAATCTTTTAAAGTCAATCGCCAATATGGAATTAATGAAAAATATTGAAATGACTGTTGAAGGAAATATTCTGACTATGAAGATAGATATTTCAAAAGACTTTGGAGAGTCAAAATCCGGAAAATCGATCACAATTGCATCAACGGAAGGAAATATTTCCCTGCCGGACAATGAGGATATTAAGATCGGAGTTAATGTTTACCGGAAAAAATAAAATACTGCATGATTTTGTTCCGGGAATAATCTGTAATTTCAGCATGATGATCAAATCCGGGCTGTGACAGAATGACTGATCTCAATAAGTAAAAGCCTTATCTGAGCTTCATTTTGTGATCTTCATAAATACTGTAACTTTTACGATGCAGTGCTGTCACTGCCCAAATCCCTCTTTTTTTATAACCCTCTTCAGATTCATAACTAAAGTGTAAGTATTACCTGATAATTTCACCACAAATATATGTCTTGTTTAACTAAACTAAACCTGATAATAATTATGCCATCTTCCGAGGATATTTTAAAGGAAAAATTTGGCCACAGTGAATTTCTGCCATTTCAGGAGAAAATAATTGATGATATATTAAATGGCAGGGACACACTTGGTATTTTAGCCACAGGCAGCGGCAAATCAATATGCTATCAATTGCCGGCACTGCTTCTCGATGGCATTACACTTGTTATTTCACCACTTAAAGCACTGATGAAAGATCAGGTTGACAACCTGAAGATAAACGGAATCCCGGTTGCGACAATAAACAGCTCAAATTATGAAAAACATGATGAGATCAGGAGAAGAGCGGAAAATAATGAGATAAAGATCCTCTTTGTCTCACCCGAAAGGGTGACAACTGACAATTTTATTCTGTTTCTGAAGAGACTGAAGATATCACTGATTGCAGTTGATGAGGCACACTGCATCTCAATGTGGGGGCATAATTTCAGGCCGGAATACCGGGAAATCCGGGTATTAAGAGATGCCTTTTTGGATGTTCCTGTGGTGGCACTGACTGCAACAGCAATTCCGGAAGTGCGAAAAGACATTATACAGCAGCTGGAATTGAGAGATCCACATGTCTATGTGGGAAGTTTTAACCGGAAAAATCTGTTTTACTATATAAAAGAGAAGAAGAAGGCTAAGGAACAGATTTTGCAGTATTTAAATGAAAATCCCGCCGCCTGTGGAATTATATACTGCCTTTCAAGAAAAACAACAGAAGAGATTGCCGGATTTCTTCAGAATAACGGTTTTAATGCAAAACCATTCCATGCAAACCTACCGGAGGATATTAAGCAGGAGACACAGGAAGATTTCCTCTATGGAAAAACTCCGGTCATCTGCTCAACTGTCGCATTCGGAATGGGAGTTGATAAGCCGGACATACGGTTTGTCATTCATTACGATCCTCCAAAAGATCTGGAGTCATATTACCAGGAGACAGGACGTGCAGGGCGTGACCGGGAAAACAGCGACTGTATCTTCTTTTATTCACCTGGTGATTTCTCAAAGATAAGAAATATGGTCTATGAGAATAATTCCGGAAATTCGGGGCATAGATCGGTTGCCATGAAGAGAATTAATGATCTCATCAATTTCTGTGAAACCTCGTGCTGCC
This window harbors:
- a CDS encoding sensor histidine kinase — protein: MGGAINISTKFLHNKNDISFLVALVLILTFFTLSSLYSYLLFHTVTELFSIVIAAIIFIIAWNSRDYITNYYLLFLGIAFLFIGSIDFLHTLAYKGMNIFTGYGANLPTELWIASRYMQAATLIAAPLLMHKKTNVSSEIIIYSFITVFLIISIFSGFFPDCYIEGKGLTGFKIYSEYLISIMLFISIYFLFRKREHFERKVYNLIILSIIFTILSEIAFTFYISVYGFSNLIGHLFKITEFALIYYAIVDSGIRRPYETIFRSLSQKETEVRKERDMLDLYINVAGVIFLILDTDGFVKLINPKGCEILGYEREYIVGKKWVENFVTEEEKGKVNSLRRMNISGDEKFTESYENEIVTKTGELRTILWHNRILRDNGGIIIGTLSSGEDITDRIKYENQIAVEKERLSKTQEISHTGSWEYNTASGEIWGSDEGFRIYGYNPPEGNIFPIEDIEACIPERDKVHQALVDLIKSGKEYNLEFVINPADGSPQKIIKSVAERIMDKNGITIKVSGALQDVTEQKAAEKALQEINKKLNLLSGITRHDVLNQLTAIEGYLELIGDRNEIPAGTKTSEYLKNVVSSVDIVEKQILFTRDYSNLGASSPHWQNVGFIIRKISRIKSFSDLQTVNPVNNLEIFADPLFEKVIYNLFDNAVKYGEKITTISFSYEVMPDKLVFVCQDDGVGVPPDVKEKIFKRQYYQNTGFGLFLSVEILSITEITIKETGIYGEGAKFEIYIPKEYFRFSER